Below is a genomic region from Persicimonas caeni.
GTGCGCGTGAAACGCCTCGATGACACGCGCGTGACCTTCACGCAGATTGTCGGCCCCAAGCCGTCGCACACCCCGCCCGAGCCGTATTCTCGCCGCCTGCCTTCAGCGCGAAGGCATCCCCGCCCTCGCCGTTCATCTCACTCGCTGCACGCATCGCCGACACTATCGCCGTCGGCGTCGTGCTGCGCCGGGTTGGCCAGCGCGGGGCAATTGTCGCACGCGTCACCCACGCCATCGCCGTCCGTGTCTCGCTGATCGCTATTGTCCGCGGCGATGCAGTTGTCACACGCATCGCCCACCCCGTCTTGGTCGGCGTCATTCTGCCCCGCGTTGCCAAGCTGCGGGCAATTGTCCTGCGGATCGCACACCCCGTCCTCATCGCTATCCTGCTCACTCAGATCCAACGGACATTTGTCACACGCATCACCCTGCCCGTCGCCCTCCGAGTCCGTCTGGTCGGGGTTCGGCGTGTCCGGACAGTTGTCGACCGGCGCACACACCCCGTCACCGTCGAAGTCGTTCTCGGCGTCGTGGGGACACACGTCACACGCATCACCCAGCCCGTCGCCGTCGCTGTCGACCTGCGCGGCGTTGGGGGTGTTGGGGCAATTGTCGGAGGGATCACACAGCGAGTCGTGGTCGGTGTCGGTATCCGTCGGGTCGGCCGGACACCGATCGCACGCGTCGCCGAGGCCGTCACCGTCGGCGTCGCGTTGCTGCGGGTTGGAAAGCTGCGGGCAATTGTCGTCAGTGTCGTAGACCTTGTCGCGGTCGAGATCTCGACGAATGACCACGTCTCCCGCCGCCAACCGACCGCCCTCGCCCGCCGCCCCGGACATCTGCCAGGCGACGACCCCACGCATCACCGTGGCGTCGGGCACCGCGCCGACAACCACGTCGAAGGAGATCACCACACTCGTCCCGCCCGGAACCTCCACGCCACGCACATCCAACTCGGCGGCGTCCGAGACGTCGGCTCCGCCCGCCGCCTCGACCAACGACCAACTCTTCGCCGGCGCCGGAATCGCCCCGATCACGTCGACCGACGCCGCCCCCTCGCCCTCGTTGCGAAGCTCGACGCGAAAACGCACCGTCTCCCCCGGGTTGACCTCCCCGTCCCCGTTATCCTCCCCGTGAAACCAAGTCACCTTCGAGCTGCTCGACAGCCTCGGACTCGCCTCGCGCGCCTCCGACACCCCCGCCGCCGCCAACGCCGGCGACAACACCATCGCCGCCACCAACAGCCCTCTCGTCCACCTCTGGCAAGTGCGATCGTCGACCCGATTCTCTGCGCGGTACATCGAGATTTCCTGTGTGTTATCAGCAACCTAACACATAGACTAACGCACCATCGACACCACGCAAGAAAACGAACACGGAATTGAGGATCGACGGTCGTACCGCTACCGAAGGCCCCCGCGGGCTTGTCCTCATCCTTCCCCACAAATCTGAAGTCGTTTTGATAAGCGGAGGCGCAAGCCGAAGCGCCACCCCTCGTAGCGTAGCGGAGAGGGGTCTCTTTAGCCCCATGTGACCGAAGGGAACGTGGGGGAAGGGGCTACGCAGCTAACCCTGACGGTCGCCCCACCCACCATCCGCGCATCCTGAATCATCCCCCTCTATCCGCGCCCAATTCGCCTATCATCACCCCATCCGCGCTCAGCGCCATCAGCGCCATCCGCGCCATCCGCGCCATCCGCGCCATCAGCGCTCAGCGCCATCAGCGCCATCCCCCCCGAGAACCCCACCACGCCCCGATCTGCAAGAAAGTACGCAACAAATCCGCAAATCCCGCGATAACCATAATGAGGGCCCTCGACGCGTCGTCTCACCCAGCGCCGCGTCGACGATCGGCTCTCACCGGATGCGCACCCGACGACGAAATGACACCCGGCCTGGCCCACGCCTCTAGCCGAGCCCGCCCCGAAAAGGCGGTCGAAGCGAGGCGGGCGGAGGCAGCGCCCGGGTACGTCTTGGCTGGTCAATGGGCGGGGGTCCGCGGGACCCAGGGGGAGGGAGCTATTCTGCTACTCTGTTCAAACTCGCAAGTCGCGCGCGCGAGAATTTCGCGCGTTTGAGGGACGAGGCGGGGGCGGGCGCGTTTCTAGCTGACAGGCTCATTCACCGGCGGCGCAAGGCACGCCGGGGTCTGGTCGACTGGCGACCAACAGGGCTAGCTGACAGGCTCATTCACCGGCGGCGCAAGGCACGCCGGGGTCTGGTCGACTGGCGACCAACAGGGCTAGCTGACAGGCTCATTCACCGGCGGGATGAACCCGCCGGGGTCCTCAATGCCTCATCGCCCCACCGCCATCGGCTCCGCCTCACCCTCGGCGCGGCGTAGCGTGAACATCGTGAGCTCGGGCATGCAGTTGACGCGTATGGGAAGCAGGCTCATGCCGATGCCCCGGTTGACGTAGAGTCGGTTGCCCTCCTCGCCGAAGTCTTCGACCCAGCCGTCGACGTGCACGTCGCCGTCTTTGGCGAAGGTTTGGTAGCTGAAGTCGGGGAGCCACGGCAGTCGGATTTGGCCGCCGTGGGTGTGGCCGGCGACGGCCAAGGGGGCCGTGCGGGCGGGGAAGCGGGCGTAGGAGTCGGGGTTGTGCATCATCGCGATGCGTGGCGCGCCTCGCGGAAGGTCGTCGAGCGCCCCTTCGACGTCGTCGTTCTTGGCGTAGTGCGAGCCCACGCCGACCAAGTAGAGCAGCTCGTCGGGCCCGTTGGCGGGGGCGTTGGTGGGCGGGCGCAGCGGCACCGCCTCGTTGAACAGCACGGTGACCCCGGCGCGGCGCAGCGTGCGCGTGACGGTCCGGGCGAGCTCGCGGTCGAGCTTCGAGTCGGGCTTTTCGGCCGCGTAGTCGTGGTTGCCCAGCACTGCGTAGGTGGGGATGCCCGAGTCGACCAGCGGTCGCAACACTTCGCTCACCTTGCCGAACTGCTCGACGCGGTCTTCCTCGTCGCCGCGGTGATAGACGAAATCGCCGGTGAGCATCACCGCCGCCGGGCGCTCCTCGATGATCACTTCGGCGGCGTCCTCGGCGGTGTCCGGGTTGTCGAGCCACATGCCGATCTGCCAGTCGGAGAGCTGCGCGACCCGCTGGCCGTCCCAGGCACGCGGCAAGTCGACGATGGCGACCTCCTCGTTCTCGACGGCTAGATAACGCGGCTCGATCAGCCCCCACGCGAGCACGAAGCCGAGGAAAATGAGCAGGCCGACGCCTGCGTATTTGAAGAACTGTTTCACGACTCGCCCCTTGCACAAGGCATCACTACAGGGTCGACAGCGAACTACCTCGAACAATGTAGACACGGCACCGGCACCGATAACCGGGGCGAGCAGCAGGCTCATGATCTCGATCATAGCGCGCGCGGCCAGCTGAGGTACTGATGGACAGACACGTCGCGCTTCTTCGGTGCCCGTGCATCCCTGCTCTCGCACACGAGGGCAAGATGCCCCCGCACCGAGGTTGTTCGGTGCCCGTGCATCCCTGCTCTCGCACACGAGGGCAAGATGCCCCCGCACCGAAAACCGGCGCCTCATAGTTTGTACGTCTTGTTTCGTTTCGAGGAATGACTGCGATGTCCCACATGCCCGCCGTCGACACGCCCGACCACGCCCCGCTCGAGTACACCCCGCAGGTGGCCGAGGCGACCGATCATATCTACCCGAAGGTGCGCCATCTGGTGACCGAGGCCGAGTGGCAGCTGTACGCCCCGCTCATCGACGCGATCGACCGCCTCAAACGCGAGCGCAACGCCTGCGTGCTCGCCCACAACTACCAGGCCCCCGAGATCTTCTACGGCATCAGCGACTACGTGGGCGACTCGCTCGGGCTCGCCCGCCAGGCGGCCCAGTCGACGGCCGATGTCATCGTCATGTGCGGGGTGCACTTCATGGCCGAGACCGCCAAGCTGCTCAACCCCGAGCGCACCGTGCTCATCCCCGACACCGAGGCGGGCTGCTCGCTGGCCGAGTCGATCACCCCGGCCGACATCCGCGAGCTTCGCCGCCAACACCCCGGCATGCCCGTGGTCACCTACGTGAACACCTCCGCGGCGGTCAAAGCCGAGTGCGATATCTGCTGCACCTCGTCGAACGCCGTCGAGATCGTCGAGTCCCTCGACAGCGACCGGGTCATCTTCCTGCCCGACGGCCACCTGGCCCGCTACGTCGCCTCCCACACCGACGTCGAGATCATCAGCTGGCGCGGCGTCTGCATCGTCCACGACGAGTTCCGGGTGAGCGACATGCGCGCGCTTCGTCGCCAACACCCGGGCATCCGCGTGGCCGTGCACCCCGAGTGCAAAGAGGAGGTCCAACACGAGGCCGACGTCGTCGGCTCGACCTCGCAACTGCAGGGCTATATCGACGCCGAGCGCCCCGAAAAGATCGCCCTGATCACCGAGTGCACGATGAGCGGCAACCTGAGCTCGCAATTCCCCGACACCGAGTTCATCCAGCCCTGCTCGCTGTGCCCGTACATGAAAAAGATCACGCTCGCGAAGGTCTACGAGTCGCTGCGCACCCTCGAGCCGACCGTCGAGATCCCCGACGCCATCGCCCAAGGCGCCCGCGCCGCCCTCGCCCGCATGCTCGCCGTCTAGGAGGCTCCATGACCGACCATATCCACATCACCGACCTCCTCGTCCTCGGCGCCGGCCTCGCCGGCATGCAGGCCGCGCTGCATGCGCCCGAGCACCGCGTCACGCTGGTCACCGCCGCCAAGGTCGGCCGTGGCGGGGCGAGCCCGTGGGCCAAAGGCGGCGTCGCCGTGCCCATCGCCGACGACGACCACCCCAGCCTGCACGCCTACGACACGCTGACGGCCGGCGCCGGGCTGTGTCACCACGGCGCGGTGCAGTTGGCGACCGAAGAGGGCTGCCAACGCCTGCGCGGACTCGTCGAGCTGGGCGTGGAGTTCGACCGCGCGAGCGGGGGAGAGCTCGCCTTGGGCCGCGAGGCCGCCCACTCGCAGCGGCGCATCGTGCGCGCCGACGGCGACGGCACCGGCCGCGCGATCTGCAAGACGGTCGGCCGCTGCTTGGAGCGCGCCTCGCACGTCACGCTTCGCCAAGAATGCCGCGCCGTCTCACTCATCGTCGACGACGGCCGCGTCGTCGGCGCCTGGCTCGCCCACGCCGACGGCCGCCTCGAGGCGGTCCTGGCGGGCGCGACGGTGCTGGCGACCGGCGGCCTCGGCCAACTCTACGCGCGCACCTCCAACCCCATCGAGGCCCGCGGCGATGGCCTCGCCCTGGCCCTGCGCGCCGGCGCGCGCCTGGTCGACCTCGAGTTCGTCCAGTTCCACCCTACCGCGCTTGCTCCCGAACAAACCGAGTTGACTGCGGACCAAGGCCCCTTGCCCCTGCTCACCGAGGCGATCCGCGGCGAAGGCGCCCTGCTGGTCGACGAAGACGGCCGGCGCTTCATGACCGACGAGCACGAACTCGCCGAGCTCGCCCCGCGCGACGTCGTCTCGCGGGCCATCTGGCGCTACTGCCGAAACGGCCGCCTCGTCTACCTCGACGCCACGGGCATCGACGACTTCGCCACCCGCTTCCCCGGCGCCCACGCCGACTGCACCGCCCTCGGCCTCGATCCGAGCCGCGACCTGCTGCCGGTCACGCCCGCGGCGCACTATCATATGGGCGGCGTGGCGGTCGATCTCGACGGGCGCACCTCGGTCGACGGGCTGTGGGCCTGCGGCGAGGTCGCCTCGACAGGGCTGCACGGGGCGAACCGCCTGGCGAGCAACTCGCTGTTGGAGGCGCTCGTCTTCGGCGCCCGCGCCGGACGCTCGGCCGCGCGCGAGCTGAGCCGCACCGACCGCCCGTTGCGCCCGTTGCCCGACCTCGCCGCGACCGCTCCGGCGCACACCGACGCAGTCGACGACGAGCTCCTCGCGCGCGTCCAAGAGATCATGTGCCTGCACGTCGGCCTGCTTCGCAGCGCCACCGGCCTCGAACACGCCCTCGACGCCCTCGACGACCTCGCCGCGACCTGCCCGCCGGGAAGCAGCGCCGAAGGGGTCGTCTCCATCGCAAGCCTCATCACCATCGCCGCGCTGCGCCGCTGCGAGAGCCGCGGGGCGCATTTCCGCCTCGAATACCCCGACCGACGCGAGGTCTGGCGCCGACGGATGGTGTTCTCGGGCACGGGCGTGGGCTTCGAAGCCGTCGACGCCGACCGACGACTCGACCTCGACACAAGTCGCGCGCGGAGGTTGCCGTTTTGAACCACGACATCGCCATCATCGGCGCCGGCGTCGCCGGCCTGGCCACCGGCTGGCGGCTCGCCCAGCGCGGCTTCGACGTGGGCATCTTCGAGCGCGACGAGCCCGGCTCGGGCGCCAGCCGCGCGGCCGCCGGCATGCTCGCCCCGACCGCCGAGGTCAAGTTCGGCGAAGGCGCGCTGCTGCGCCTGCAACGCGACAGCCTCGCCCGCTTTGGCGACTTCGCCGACGAGCTGCGCGAGGCCTCCGGCGTCGACATCGACTACCGCACCGAGGGCTCGCTGGTCGTCGCCCTCGAGCCCGACGACACCGAGCGCCTCGAGCGCATCTGGGCCTACCAACGCGAACTCGGCCTCGACGCCCGACGCCTGAGCGGCCCGGCCGCCCGCGACCTCGAGCCGCGCCTGGCCCCCTCGGTCCACAGCGCCGTGCTCTGCCCCGACGACCACCAGGTCGACGCCTGGAAGCTCGTCGACGCCCTCACCGAGGCGTTCACCCGCGCCGGCGGCACCCTGCACACCCACACCTCGGTCGACGCCATCGCCCGCGACCACCGCCGCGTGCGCGGCCTGCGCCTGGCCGACACCCGCTGCGTCGAGGCGAGCACCGTCGTGGTGGCCGCCGGCGCCTGGAGCGGCGGCATCTTGGGCGTCCCCGAGCTCGACAAGCCCACCGTACGCCCGGTCAAGGGCCAGGCGCTCTGTTTGGTAGATAACGACGACGCCCCCCTCTGCCGCCACGTCATCCGCGCCCCCGACGCCTACCTCGTGCCCAAAAACGACGGCAGCATCGTCGTCGGCGCCACCATGGAAGAGCGCGGCTTCGACGCGCGCCTGACCGCCGGCGGCATCTTCGAGCTCCTACGCGGCGCCTGGCGCGCGATGCCCGGCATCTACGACCTCGAGCTGCGCGACACCTGGGCGGGCTTCCGCCCCATCAGCCTCGACGACGCCCCGCTGCTCGGCCCCTCCAAAATCGACGGGCTGTGGATCGCCTCCGGACACGGCCGCCACGGCATCCTGCTCAGCGCCATCACCGGCGACGTCATGAGCGAGGCGATCGCCGCCGGCGAGTTGCCCGCGAGGTATGCCGCGTTCGCTCCGACGCGCTTTGGGTGACCGTCGAGGGGTTCTTGTCGTGTTCTGAAAACTCGCCGAGAAGCCCTCGACACCTTCGCAACGTGTTTTGAACACACTCGAATCAACCCTCGACACCTGATTCTGTTAATCGAACGTGCTCGAACGAGCTCTCGAGGGCTTCTTTTCATGTTCTGAAAACTCGCCGAGAAGCCCTCGACACCTTCTTTGATTGCTCGAACGCTCCCAAACAAGCCCTCGACACCTTCGTTCGGTGCACTGAAAGCCCCCCGAGAGGCCCTCGAGGGCTTCTTTTCGTATTTTGAAAGCATGCCAAGAAGACCTCGACACCTTTGTCGAAGCCATCAGAGCACGGTTTCGCCCCCTCGATACCCGCCTCGACGCGACCAGAGCGTCTACTCGACCTCTCGAGGGCTCGAGATAGCGCGTTGACACACCGGATCGACCGATACAGGATAGGGGCCTAACCCAACGAGATGTACGACCGGGGAGGCACCTTCGACGGAGGTGCTTCAAAGAGACGGAGAGCGAGCCCGCGCGCGAAGGCGTGCCTGCGGGTCAACCACACCTGTAACGAGGGAGTCACAGTATGTCTTTATTGTCACTAACAGTCCCGACCATGCTGACCGCCAGCGCCCCGTGGACCGATCCGAACCGCGATCGACCCGTGCTGGAGTCGTATCCGGAGTTGTCTGGCCACCTGATCATGCTCGACCGTGCCCGTCAGGGTCTGATCGACACGCAGATTACCGACGGCGAAATCACCGAGGAGATCAAAGACCTCACCGCCGCGATTGCACGCCACGACGCCACTCACGACCGCAAGACGCGGGCCGTCTACGGCTCGATGACCGCCCTGGCCGAACGCGCCGACGACCCCGCCGAGCGGAACGCGTGGCTGACGCGACGCGACACGCTCTTCCCGAACGCGCTCGAGATCAACTCGACCTCGTTCATGGACGAGGCCGGCAACGTCACCCAGGTACGCGCCCGCATCACCCCGGAACTGCGCACCGCCCTCGAGGAGACGGTCATCGCCGGTGAACCCCTCAGCGACACGGTCGACGCCTGGCTCGCCGCCGGCGACGCACTGGGCGAGGCGGTCACTGAGCGCTCGCGCCTCAACCAGGTGCAGGATCGCGCTCAGATCAGCGCAGCCGACGTGCAGCAGGCACGCTTCTTCTGGATCAACGCCGTCGACGGCTTCGTGAAGTTCCTCGACCTCGTCGACATGGACGACGAGACGCGCACCAAGCTGCTCAGCCCCCTCGAGGAGGCCATCGCGGCCGCCAAGGCGGGCGAGGCGCCCGACGACGAGGAGGTCGTCATCGATGACGATGGAGTCGATGAGGGCGAGGACGTCGTCATCGAAGAGCCCGTGTAGGGCTTGGGTAGGTTCGGTCGTGCAGTTGGGGAGCCCCGGTGAGAGCCGGGGCTTTTTTTGGTTTTTTTGAGGGCCTCTCCCTCGATCCCTCTCCTTCCCTTCGCTTCGCTACGGGTGGAGAGGGGGGCCTCTCCTCGGTCCTCTCCTTCCCTCCACTTCGTTACGGGCGGAGAGGAAGATGTCGTTCAATCGATCTCTGTACAAGGTGCGATGTTGCTTCATCGATCTCTGTACCAGGTGCGTACTGGCAACATCTTCCTCCCCTGCGCGAAGCACAGCGGAGCGTAGGGGAGGACCGAGGAGGGGACTCCTCCTCCGCAAGCGAAGCGAAGTGGAGGAGGACCGAGGAGGAGGCCGCCTTCAAGCCCCAAACGCCTTCACCCTCGGCCACAAATGCACCGCAAAACACACCGCCGCCCCCGCCTGCAACGCAAACGCGACTGTCGCCGCCACGCCGTACAGCGCAAACCCCGCCCCCATCAACGTCCCGACGTTGACCAACACGATCGCCGCGATCGCCAGGGCGTCGTTGCCGCGGCTCGTGCCGCCGCGGAACTTTGGCAAGATCCAGTAGCCCACGCCGATGACGAGTTGGACCGTCCAGCCGAAAAGCATCGTGTGGAAGTGGGCGGTGAGCCAGCGGTCGAAGTGCGGCAGGAAGGGGTAGCCTTTGTGGGCGAGCATGAGGGCGCCGGCGGTCAGGCCGAGGCCGAGGTGGATGAGGGCGAGGCGGATGGCCCAGTAGGAGATGGAGGGCATCATGTGGCCTCCTTCTTGCTGTCCTCGTTACTTCTGCTCTTCTTCTTGCGTCGCTTGCGCTTTTTGACTTTGACGCGCCCCCAGATATTGACCGTGAAGGCCATCCCGCCGATCCATTGCAAGGCGGCGGAGACGACGAGGAGTGCGCTCATCGTCGGCTGCCAGCCCGTGTCGAGCCACATCTGGCCGGGCTCGGCGACCAGGCGCAAGAGCAGGCCGAGGTTGAGGGTGACGAGCGCGGTCCACGACAGCCATTCGCGGCCGCGGGGCTGCTCTTTGGTCCACTTGGGGAAGAGCCACAGAGCCACGCCGATGATGATCTGGGTGAGCCAGCCGACGACGAAGAGGTGCAGGTAGGTGGGGAGCAGGACCGCGCCCCAGGCGCTCCCCGCCCACGCCATCGCCACGCCGCTGGCGAGCGCGGCGACGAAGTAGATCAGCCCGAACTTCAAGAAGAGTCTGCTGACCGTGGGCATATTGGCTTCCGATTCGAGTCCTGTGGGATTCGGCGATGGTCTTGCGTGCTTTGGCGGTGGCCTTGCAGATAAGTAACGCCCGCTACATGGGGCGCGCTGGACTACGCGCGATAAGGACATGAGGGCTGCGAGTCGCAACGTGCTCATTATTTGAGGCGGTACAAAGCAGGCTTCGCCAACCCGCACGCCGCACAAGGGCAACCCCTATGTCCTTAACGCCCGCAGTTCAGGGCGCCCCATGTAGCTGGCGCCACTCCCCTGCAAGGCCATTACAACAGCGCGCGCCACGGTCCCGCAAGGCCATCACGAAGAGAGAATGCCCTCGCTCCGTACCACGCATTCATTCGACGATGAATCCCTCGGTGTTCTCGTACAGCACCACCCGGCTGCGGCCGGCGTCGAAGTCGAGGGTGTCGCTCCATTCGTGGGTCCACTGCTCGGGTTGGGCGGAGTTGCCGAGGCGGACGGTGACGTGGTGCTCGCCGGGGGTGACCGCGAGGCGCTCGGTGCCGATGCCGGGGCCGTCCGACGACAGGCCGTGGGCTTCGTAGACGTGCTCGCCGACCTGCTCGCCGTCGAGCCAGATGCCGACGCGTACGTCGGGGCGGCTGCGCTCGCAGATCTTGCCGTCGGCCGCCTGCATGTGGCGCATGGTCGTCGACTTCTCCTCGGCGGAGATGT
It encodes:
- a CDS encoding L-aspartate oxidase gives rise to the protein MTDHIHITDLLVLGAGLAGMQAALHAPEHRVTLVTAAKVGRGGASPWAKGGVAVPIADDDHPSLHAYDTLTAGAGLCHHGAVQLATEEGCQRLRGLVELGVEFDRASGGELALGREAAHSQRRIVRADGDGTGRAICKTVGRCLERASHVTLRQECRAVSLIVDDGRVVGAWLAHADGRLEAVLAGATVLATGGLGQLYARTSNPIEARGDGLALALRAGARLVDLEFVQFHPTALAPEQTELTADQGPLPLLTEAIRGEGALLVDEDGRRFMTDEHELAELAPRDVVSRAIWRYCRNGRLVYLDATGIDDFATRFPGAHADCTALGLDPSRDLLPVTPAAHYHMGGVAVDLDGRTSVDGLWACGEVASTGLHGANRLASNSLLEALVFGARAGRSAARELSRTDRPLRPLPDLAATAPAHTDAVDDELLARVQEIMCLHVGLLRSATGLEHALDALDDLAATCPPGSSAEGVVSIASLITIAALRRCESRGAHFRLEYPDRREVWRRRMVFSGTGVGFEAVDADRRLDLDTSRARRLPF
- a CDS encoding thrombospondin type 3 repeat-containing protein; this translates as MYRAENRVDDRTCQRWTRGLLVAAMVLSPALAAAGVSEAREASPRLSSSSKVTWFHGEDNGDGEVNPGETVRFRVELRNEGEGAASVDVIGAIPAPAKSWSLVEAAGGADVSDAAELDVRGVEVPGGTSVVISFDVVVGAVPDATVMRGVVAWQMSGAAGEGGRLAAGDVVIRRDLDRDKVYDTDDNCPQLSNPQQRDADGDGLGDACDRCPADPTDTDTDHDSLCDPSDNCPNTPNAAQVDSDGDGLGDACDVCPHDAENDFDGDGVCAPVDNCPDTPNPDQTDSEGDGQGDACDKCPLDLSEQDSDEDGVCDPQDNCPQLGNAGQNDADQDGVGDACDNCIAADNSDQRDTDGDGVGDACDNCPALANPAQHDADGDSVGDACSE
- the thiO gene encoding glycine oxidase ThiO, with the protein product MNHDIAIIGAGVAGLATGWRLAQRGFDVGIFERDEPGSGASRAAAGMLAPTAEVKFGEGALLRLQRDSLARFGDFADELREASGVDIDYRTEGSLVVALEPDDTERLERIWAYQRELGLDARRLSGPAARDLEPRLAPSVHSAVLCPDDHQVDAWKLVDALTEAFTRAGGTLHTHTSVDAIARDHRRVRGLRLADTRCVEASTVVVAAGAWSGGILGVPELDKPTVRPVKGQALCLVDNDDAPLCRHVIRAPDAYLVPKNDGSIVVGATMEERGFDARLTAGGIFELLRGAWRAMPGIYDLELRDTWAGFRPISLDDAPLLGPSKIDGLWIASGHGRHGILLSAITGDVMSEAIAAGELPARYAAFAPTRFG
- a CDS encoding metallophosphoesterase; this translates as MKQFFKYAGVGLLIFLGFVLAWGLIEPRYLAVENEEVAIVDLPRAWDGQRVAQLSDWQIGMWLDNPDTAEDAAEVIIEERPAAVMLTGDFVYHRGDEEDRVEQFGKVSEVLRPLVDSGIPTYAVLGNHDYAAEKPDSKLDRELARTVTRTLRRAGVTVLFNEAVPLRPPTNAPANGPDELLYLVGVGSHYAKNDDVEGALDDLPRGAPRIAMMHNPDSYARFPARTAPLAVAGHTHGGQIRLPWLPDFSYQTFAKDGDVHVDGWVEDFGEEGNRLYVNRGIGMSLLPIRVNCMPELTMFTLRRAEGEAEPMAVGR
- a CDS encoding cbb3-type cytochrome c oxidase subunit I; its protein translation is MPSISYWAIRLALIHLGLGLTAGALMLAHKGYPFLPHFDRWLTAHFHTMLFGWTVQLVIGVGYWILPKFRGGTSRGNDALAIAAIVLVNVGTLMGAGFALYGVAATVAFALQAGAAVCFAVHLWPRVKAFGA
- the nadA gene encoding quinolinate synthase NadA — encoded protein: MSHMPAVDTPDHAPLEYTPQVAEATDHIYPKVRHLVTEAEWQLYAPLIDAIDRLKRERNACVLAHNYQAPEIFYGISDYVGDSLGLARQAAQSTADVIVMCGVHFMAETAKLLNPERTVLIPDTEAGCSLAESITPADIRELRRQHPGMPVVTYVNTSAAVKAECDICCTSSNAVEIVESLDSDRVIFLPDGHLARYVASHTDVEIISWRGVCIVHDEFRVSDMRALRRQHPGIRVAVHPECKEEVQHEADVVGSTSQLQGYIDAERPEKIALITECTMSGNLSSQFPDTEFIQPCSLCPYMKKITLAKVYESLRTLEPTVEIPDAIAQGARAALARMLAV